The window GGACAAATTGTTTCTTCTTCAAAAGAAAACAACACAACCAATGGATATATTCGCAGAATGGATCTTTCCGCTTTAACCAGTGGAATTTATTTTGTGCGTGTTTCGGATGGAGAAACTACCCAAGTATTTAAAATCTTCAGATAATCGCTTTTATATGCGGAAAAAGCCCCGGTATTGCCGGGGCTTTTTGTTTTGGTATCTTTGCAGTGCAAACCGTTCCATCGCTGTTTGAAATAGAACAGAGGAAAGTCCGGGCAGCGCAGAGTGCCGCACTACCTAACGGGTAGGTCTCCGGAAAGAAATTTTCGGGGAACAGAAAGTGCCACAGAAAACTATACCGTCGTAATGGCAACATTTCGATAAGGGTGAAAACGTGAGGTAAGAGCTCACGGATTGTATGGCGACATGCAATCGGGTAAACCTTGCGGGCTGAAAGGCCATGTAGGTCACGCATACCGGTTTGTCCGGTAGGAAAGTTACTCGCTTTCCGTTCCTTCGGGATAGGCGTGATGGGTAGGCTGCTTGAACCTGTTTGTGAAAACAGGTCCAGATCAATGATGGAAATCCGATTTATCGGATACAGAACCCGGCTTACAGGTTTGTATTTTTTTAAAACATCCATTTGAATGTAATAGGGCAAATGGATGTTTTTTGATTTTATGGCTCCGGAACCTTCGATTAATTTTGGACCATGATTTTCCAATTGACCTCAGTTTTACATCATCATATCCGAATCTAAGGCGGAAGGAATTTTCATTGTCGGTAAAAAGACCCTCCCGCAAAGAGGGTCTTTTTTTTTATTTCAAAATCAAATAAATATTTTTAGGCATGATACGATTAGCTATTCAAAAATCCGGTCGACTCAGCGAGGGTTCGCTGGAATTGTTAAAGGACTGTGGAATTTCAGTTTCCAACGGCAACAATAAATTAAAATCAATGGCTTCCAACTTTCCGATGGAGGTGTTGTTTTTGCGCGACGACGATATTCCGCAATACGTTCAGGATGGCGTGGCTGATATTGGGATATTGGGACAAAATGTGTTGGTGGAAAAAAATAAAAATGTCAACGAACAACTTCGTCTGGGTTTTTCGAAATGCAGATTGTCACTCGCCATTCCCAAAGGAGAAGAATATGCAGGTCTTTCTTACTTCAACAATAAAAATATTGCCACTTCTTATCCGGTAATATTGCAGAAATTCCTCGATGAGCATAAAATAAAAGCATCCATTCATGAGATTTCGGGTTCAGTTGAAATTGCTCCTGGAATTGGATTGGCCGAAGGAATTTGTGATATCGTGAGTAGTGGAAGTACGCTTTTTAGCAATGGACTGAAGGAAGTGGAAACAGTTTTTCAATCGGAAGCGGTGTTGATTTCCGGTAAAAATCTGAATGCAGAAAAAAAAGCTTTGGTGGAAAAACTAATGTTCCGCATTAACGCAGTTA of the Flavobacteriales bacterium genome contains:
- the hisG gene encoding ATP phosphoribosyltransferase, yielding MIRLAIQKSGRLSEGSLELLKDCGISVSNGNNKLKSMASNFPMEVLFLRDDDIPQYVQDGVADIGILGQNVLVEKNKNVNEQLRLGFSKCRLSLAIPKGEEYAGLSYFNNKNIATSYPVILQKFLDEHKIKASIHEISGSVEIAPGIGLAEGICDIVSSGSTLFSNGLKEVETVFQSEAVLISGKNLNAEKKALVEKLMFRINAVKASKNNKYVLLNAPQDKLDDIIRILPGVKSPTVLPLAEPGWFSVHSVIAEDRFWELIDELRATGAQGILIVPIEKMIV